A single genomic interval of Deinococcus misasensis DSM 22328 harbors:
- a CDS encoding alpha/beta hydrolase, translating into MKIKNIKTLLFTLIALSGGPALAQTSSQLLMDTINTFSVVRGLKVIKDVPYGDHSKQKLDLYLPRQRGTHPVLVFVHGGTWQKYKKDDFKFIGESFARAGYLTVLINYRLYPEVQYPAFVQDTAKAFKWVKDHARDYSGNPERMFLMGHSAGAYNTVMALVNPAFLPAEGLKTTDFKGVIGIAGPYDIPPLDGIFGEEPNRKEVMPVHQVHGDLPPFLLVSAGNDDLVSATNAVRLEQALKNNQTPVSTVTVPNLGHSDVLITLMRRTSGFFTLRQTVLDFMQKQP; encoded by the coding sequence ATGAAAATCAAAAACATCAAAACCTTATTGTTCACCCTGATTGCCCTTTCTGGTGGGCCTGCTCTGGCCCAGACCTCCAGTCAGCTTTTGATGGACACCATCAACACCTTCAGTGTGGTGCGAGGTCTGAAGGTCATCAAAGATGTGCCTTATGGTGATCATTCCAAACAGAAACTCGACCTTTATCTGCCACGCCAGAGGGGCACCCATCCGGTGCTGGTCTTCGTGCATGGAGGCACCTGGCAGAAATACAAGAAAGACGACTTCAAATTCATCGGAGAATCCTTTGCCAGAGCAGGTTACCTCACGGTCCTGATCAATTACCGGCTTTATCCAGAGGTGCAGTACCCTGCGTTTGTTCAAGACACCGCAAAAGCTTTCAAATGGGTCAAAGACCATGCCAGAGACTACTCAGGCAATCCAGAGCGCATGTTCCTGATGGGCCACTCTGCAGGGGCCTACAACACCGTCATGGCTCTGGTGAACCCTGCGTTCCTGCCCGCAGAAGGCCTCAAAACCACCGACTTCAAAGGGGTGATTGGCATTGCCGGACCCTACGACATTCCTCCTCTGGACGGCATCTTTGGTGAAGAACCCAACCGCAAAGAAGTGATGCCTGTCCATCAGGTGCATGGAGATTTGCCCCCTTTCCTGCTGGTTTCGGCAGGCAACGATGATCTGGTGTCTGCCACCAACGCGGTGCGTCTGGAGCAAGCCCTCAAAAACAACCAGACCCCAGTCAGCACGGTCACCGTTCCCAACCTCGGGCACAGCGATGTGCTGATCACACTGATGCGAAGGACCTCGGGGTTCTTCACGCTCAGGCAAACCGTGCTGGACTTCATGCAGAAACAGCCCTGA